Proteins encoded together in one Eublepharis macularius isolate TG4126 chromosome 2, MPM_Emac_v1.0, whole genome shotgun sequence window:
- the ARG2 gene encoding arginase-2, mitochondrial, producing MSLRSSVARLFRKQAVSSVQLPRRPAHSVALVGAPFSRGQKRKGVDHGPSALRNAGLVEKLSGLGCQVYDFGDLSFTQVPSDELYNNIIKYPRSVGSASQVLADTVHEAVAAGHTCVTLGGDHSLALGSVSGHSRQYPDLGVVWVDAHADINTPLTTMSGNLHGQPVSFLLRELQDKVPVLPGFSWLKPCLSRSDIVYIGLRDVDPAEHYILKNYDIQYFSMRDIDRFGIQKVMERTLEHLLGRGQRPIHLSVDIDAFDPSLAPATGTPVMGGLTYREGMYISEEIHNTGLLSVMDIVEVNPLLGDSQEEVNATVNLAIDVIATCFGQTREGAHIAFDELPTPSSPDESDSEEQVRI from the exons ATGTCCCTCCGCAGCAGCGTCGCCCGGCTCTTCAGGAAGCAAGCCGTCTCCTCTGTGCAGCTCCCAAGGCGGCCGGCGCACTCGGTGGCCCTCGTCGGAGCGCCCTTCTCCAGGGGGCAG AAAAGAAAGGGGGTCGATCACGGTCCTTCCGCCCTCAGGAACGCGGGGCTGGTGGAAAAGCTCTCCGGGTTGG GTTGCCAAGTATATGATTTTGGAGACCTCAGTTTCACGCAAGTGCCCAGTGATGAGCTCTACAACAACATAATCAAATACCCACGCTCTGTAGGATCAGCTAGCCAAGTTCTGGCTGACACTGTGCATGAGGCTGTGGCTGCTGGGCACACCTGTGTAACCCTTGGAGGTGATCATAG tTTAGCACTCGGTTCCGTTAGTGGCCATTCAAGGCAGTACCCTGACCTTGGTGTGGTCTGGGTTGATGCACATGCTGATATTAATACGCCGCTCACAACTATGTCTGGAAACCTCCATGGACAGCCAGTCTCATTCCTCTTAAGAGAACTTCAAGATAAG GTGCCAGTACTTCCTGGATTTTCCTGGCTGAAGCCCTGCCTTTCACGATCAGATATAGTCTACATTGGCCTGAGAGATGTAGATCCTGCTGAACA CTATATTTTGAAGAACTATGACATCCAGTATTTTTCAATGCGGGATATCGATCGTTTTGGGATCCAGAAAGTGATGGAAAGAACACTTGAGCACCTTTTGGGAAG AGGGCAAAGGCCAATCCATTTGAGTGTTGACATTGATGCATTTGATCCATCATTGGCTCCAGCAACAGGGACTCCTGTCATGGGTGGCTTAACATATCGTGAAGGCATGTACATTTCAGAGGAAATACATAATACAG GCCTACTTTCTGTTATGGACATCGTAGAAGTAAATCCATTGCTTGGAGATTCACAGGAGGAAGTGAACGCAACAGTTAATCTTGCAATAGATGTGATTGCTACATGTTTTGGGCAGACACGAGAAGGTGCACATATTGCTTTTGATGAACTCCCcacacccagttctccagatgaatCTGACAGTGAAGAGCAAGTACGGATTTAG